A single region of the Vagococcus teuberi genome encodes:
- a CDS encoding MFS transporter: protein MSKYQRKVLVSTAAGIGLENMDIMFLAFSLSSIISSLQVTSAQAGFISTITNLGMLAGGIFFGLLADKIGRVKVFSYTVITFSIASLLMFFASNIYLIYLFRFIAGVGAGGEYGACMSLVSETFSKKNLARATSVVAIGGQVGAIVAAILASLIIPVLGWKMLYVIGVLPIFFVLFIRRGLEEPESFKERQESGEKPKLSLLFKDVQTTWQTVGLTLMVTVQIAGYFGLMNWLPSIMQKQLGLSVSGSSLWMISTIFGMSLGMLTFGTVMDKLGPKLSFGLFLIFSSLSVYLIVLAKGQWSLLLSTMLVGYFINGMYGGYGAIISSLYPTEIRATANNVIMNLGRAIGGFSSVVIGFLMDNYSLTAVVVCLSAIYLVSLCVMLTIPGFKLYKEN, encoded by the coding sequence GTGTCTAAGTATCAACGAAAAGTTTTAGTATCAACAGCGGCAGGTATCGGGTTAGAGAACATGGATATCATGTTTTTGGCATTTTCATTATCATCTATTATTTCATCACTACAGGTTACAAGTGCTCAAGCGGGATTTATTTCCACTATTACTAATTTGGGCATGTTGGCAGGTGGTATTTTTTTTGGTCTTTTAGCCGATAAAATAGGAAGAGTTAAAGTCTTTTCATATACAGTCATTACCTTTTCAATTGCATCATTGTTGATGTTTTTTGCTTCAAATATTTATTTGATTTATTTATTCCGTTTTATTGCAGGTGTGGGAGCAGGTGGAGAGTATGGGGCATGTATGTCACTTGTCTCAGAAACCTTTTCAAAGAAAAACTTAGCAAGAGCAACGTCGGTAGTTGCGATTGGTGGACAAGTAGGAGCAATTGTTGCGGCTATTTTAGCCTCATTGATTATTCCTGTACTAGGTTGGAAGATGTTGTATGTTATAGGTGTTTTACCAATATTTTTTGTTTTATTTATTAGACGAGGTTTAGAAGAACCTGAAAGTTTTAAAGAACGTCAAGAAAGTGGTGAAAAACCAAAATTATCTTTATTATTTAAAGATGTTCAAACGACTTGGCAAACAGTGGGACTAACTTTAATGGTGACAGTCCAAATTGCGGGATATTTCGGTTTGATGAACTGGTTACCATCTATTATGCAAAAACAACTAGGCTTGTCTGTATCAGGATCGTCATTGTGGATGATTAGTACTATTTTTGGCATGAGTTTAGGAATGTTGACATTTGGAACGGTGATGGATAAACTTGGTCCGAAATTATCATTTGGGTTATTTTTAATTTTTTCATCATTGTCAGTCTATTTAATTGTTTTAGCAAAAGGGCAATGGAGTTTGCTACTTTCAACGATGTTAGTTGGCTACTTTATTAATGGCATGTATGGTGGATACGGTGCCATAATCAGTTCTCTTTATCCAACTGAAATACGTGCGACAGCTAATAATGTGATTATGAACTTAGGTCGCGCAATTGGTGGTTTTTCTTCGGTTGTGATTGGCTTTTTAATGGATAATTATTCTTTAACAGCAGTAGTTGTGTGCCTATCAGCCATTTACCTTGTAAGTTTATGTGTGATGTTGACTATCCCAGGGTTTAAGTTATATAAAGAAAACTAA
- the dtd gene encoding D-aminoacyl-tRNA deacylase, whose product MRVVLQRVSEASVSIDNKKVASIEKGYMLLVGIAEEDTKEEADYLAKKISKLRVFEDEEGKMNLDIHQIEGSILSISQFTLLADTKKGNRPSFAKAGRPDMASKLYDYFNEQLRQEGIEVKEGVFGADMLVDIKNDGPVTIIYDK is encoded by the coding sequence ATGCGAGTAGTATTGCAACGTGTATCAGAAGCAAGTGTCTCAATAGATAACAAAAAAGTAGCGAGTATTGAAAAAGGATATATGCTTTTAGTTGGTATTGCAGAAGAAGATACGAAAGAAGAAGCAGATTATCTGGCAAAAAAAATAAGTAAACTAAGAGTTTTTGAGGATGAAGAAGGAAAGATGAATCTAGATATCCATCAAATTGAAGGCAGTATTTTATCCATTTCACAGTTTACCTTATTAGCTGATACTAAAAAGGGCAATCGTCCAAGTTTTGCTAAAGCTGGTCGTCCTGATATGGCTAGTAAGTTATACGATTATTTCAACGAGCAGCTACGTCAAGAAGGCATAGAAGTAAAAGAGGGTGTCTTTGGAGCGGATATGTTAGTTGATATAAAAAATGATGGACCAGTAACGATTATTTATGATAAATAA
- a CDS encoding RelA/SpoT family protein, whose protein sequence is MPKEKDLTAEEVIKMVSTYMNPQHVAFVEKASDYAREAHKEQFRKSGEPYIIHPIQVAGILAELNMDPHTVATGFLHDVVEDTDVTLEDLEKEFGPDVAMLVDGVTKLGKIKYKSHEEQLAENHRKMLLAMSQDLRVIMVKLADRVHNMRTLNHLREDKQRRIAKETLEIYAPLAHRLGISLIKWELEDRSLHYLNPRQYYRIVHLMKSKRGEREQYVAQAVEEIREATEELGIYGEIYGRPKHIYSIYCKMHDKKKEFSEIYDLLAIRVIVDSIKDCYAVLGAIHTKWKPLPGRFKDYIAVPKTNMYQSLHTTIIGPNGSPIEIQIRTHEMHQIAEFGVAAHWAYKEGKTDQQTDKNANQISLLREIIELQDENYDASEFMDNVKGEIFSDKVYVFTPKGDVTELPKGSGPLDFAYNIHTEVGNKTTGAKVNGKMVPLDYKLKNGDIIEVLTSQNSFGPSQDCPNMNSSPEVKERQIEVEWEDTAVNSETEYNADLEIYGYNRSGLLNDVLLVVNANTKKLMSVEAKTAKNKMGVIHLTISIRNLAHLEQIVDKIKNIPDVHSVKRTKG, encoded by the coding sequence ATGCCAAAAGAAAAAGATTTGACCGCTGAAGAAGTAATAAAAATGGTATCGACTTATATGAACCCTCAGCATGTTGCATTTGTTGAAAAAGCAAGTGATTACGCAAGAGAAGCACATAAAGAACAATTTAGAAAATCAGGGGAGCCATACATTATTCATCCCATCCAAGTAGCAGGGATTTTGGCTGAATTAAATATGGATCCTCATACTGTTGCCACAGGGTTTCTACATGATGTGGTGGAAGACACAGATGTTACGTTAGAAGACTTGGAAAAAGAATTTGGTCCAGACGTTGCCATGCTAGTAGATGGTGTGACAAAACTTGGAAAAATTAAATACAAATCACATGAAGAACAACTCGCTGAAAATCATCGTAAAATGTTATTAGCCATGTCACAAGACTTACGTGTCATTATGGTGAAACTAGCGGATAGAGTTCATAATATGCGGACGTTAAACCATTTAAGAGAAGACAAGCAACGACGTATTGCAAAGGAAACGTTGGAAATATATGCTCCCTTAGCTCATCGTTTGGGTATTAGTTTGATTAAGTGGGAGCTTGAAGATCGCTCTCTTCATTATTTGAATCCTCGTCAATATTATCGCATTGTTCACTTGATGAAATCAAAACGTGGTGAACGAGAACAATATGTCGCTCAAGCAGTAGAAGAGATTAGAGAAGCGACAGAAGAGTTGGGAATTTATGGTGAGATTTATGGTCGTCCAAAACATATCTATTCAATTTATTGTAAAATGCATGACAAGAAAAAAGAATTCTCTGAAATTTATGATTTATTAGCTATTCGTGTGATTGTTGATTCAATTAAAGATTGTTATGCTGTTTTAGGCGCGATTCATACCAAGTGGAAGCCACTTCCAGGTCGTTTTAAAGACTATATTGCTGTTCCTAAAACAAATATGTACCAGTCGCTACATACCACAATCATTGGACCAAATGGTAGTCCAATTGAAATTCAAATTAGAACCCATGAAATGCATCAAATTGCTGAATTTGGGGTAGCGGCTCACTGGGCATATAAAGAAGGAAAAACAGATCAACAGACAGATAAAAATGCCAATCAGATTAGTCTGTTGCGTGAAATTATTGAATTACAAGATGAAAACTATGACGCCTCTGAGTTTATGGATAATGTAAAAGGTGAAATCTTTAGTGATAAAGTGTACGTGTTCACACCAAAAGGAGACGTAACGGAATTACCAAAAGGCTCAGGACCGCTTGATTTTGCTTATAATATCCATACTGAAGTGGGAAATAAAACCACTGGAGCAAAAGTAAATGGCAAGATGGTACCACTTGATTATAAATTAAAAAATGGCGATATCATTGAGGTTTTAACTTCTCAAAATTCATTTGGACCCAGTCAAGACTGTCCAAATATGAATAGTTCACCTGAAGTAAAAGAGCGTCAAATTGAAGTTGAGTGGGAAGATACAGCAGTCAATAGCGAAACGGAGTACAATGCTGATTTAGAGATTTATGGCTACAATCGCTCAGGATTATTAAATGATGTGCTACTCGTTGTAAATGCTAATACTAAAAAACTGATGAGTGTGGAAGCAAAGACAGCTAAGAATAAAATGGGTGTCATCCATTTAACAATAAGCATTCGTAATTTGGCTCATTTAGAACAAATTGTTGATAAGATAAAAAATATACCAGACGTTCATAGCGTGAAGCGAACAAAAGGGTAG
- a CDS encoding 16S rRNA (uracil(1498)-N(3))-methyltransferase, whose amino-acid sequence MQRYFLPYDYDEQATFELRDSDFHHAKNVMRMTVDDECFLVFQNQVAIKAIIVSIEESTIVFSEVSKEETQKEMPVNVTIACGYTKGDKLELVAQKGTELGMHELIGFPSKTSVVKWDEKKRVKKTQRLEKIVKEASEQSHRQVVPNVQLYRSFKELLEKAKEFTHCLVAYEESSKQGEKSQFATTLSACNPGESLLIIFGPEGGLTPDEIKVLEECDVKSCALGPRILRAETAPLYALSAMSYQWELCEK is encoded by the coding sequence ATGCAACGTTATTTTTTGCCATATGATTATGACGAACAAGCAACGTTTGAATTAAGAGACAGCGATTTTCATCATGCGAAAAATGTGATGCGTATGACAGTAGATGATGAATGCTTTTTAGTCTTTCAAAACCAAGTGGCCATTAAAGCAATCATTGTGTCTATAGAAGAGTCTACGATTGTATTTAGTGAAGTCTCAAAAGAAGAAACGCAAAAAGAGATGCCAGTCAATGTGACGATCGCTTGTGGGTATACTAAAGGCGATAAACTAGAATTAGTCGCACAAAAAGGCACAGAGCTTGGCATGCATGAATTGATTGGTTTTCCTTCAAAAACGTCTGTCGTCAAATGGGATGAAAAAAAACGAGTTAAGAAAACGCAACGATTGGAAAAAATCGTAAAAGAAGCGTCTGAACAATCTCACAGACAGGTTGTGCCTAATGTCCAACTATATCGTTCTTTTAAAGAGTTATTAGAAAAAGCAAAGGAATTCACTCATTGCTTAGTAGCTTATGAAGAGTCTAGTAAGCAAGGTGAAAAAAGCCAGTTTGCTACCACATTATCAGCTTGTAATCCTGGTGAGTCTTTACTTATTATTTTTGGTCCAGAAGGTGGTTTAACACCAGATGAGATTAAGGTATTAGAAGAGTGTGACGTTAAAAGTTGTGCGTTAGGGCCACGTATTTTACGAGCTGAAACAGCACCACTTTACGCGTTATCAGCCATGAGTTATCAATGGGAACTATGTGAAAAATAA
- the prmA gene encoding 50S ribosomal protein L11 methyltransferase, whose translation MKWNQLSVITSSEAVEAVSSILMEAGANGVAIEDSMDLVNFESDPFGEILDKETFSHRKEGAEVIAYFPETLFLPEIIPSIQLKVEELTTFGLDIGKHSITASEVEESDWATAWKKYYHPVNISRYLTIVPEWQDYTPNNPDEHIIYLDPGMAFGTGTHPTTRLTLQALEVTLRGGETVLDVGTGSGVLSIASKFLGAKDVYAYDLDEVAVNSAKENMALNPIATDVHVSANDLLNGVDKKADVIVANILADIIVLMLKDAHRCLKDDGTLIISGIIEDKVPMILEELEKESFVVDQLFKQKDWYAIIVKKQLED comes from the coding sequence ATGAAGTGGAATCAATTATCTGTTATTACTTCCAGTGAGGCAGTAGAAGCAGTATCAAGTATTTTAATGGAAGCAGGAGCTAACGGGGTAGCTATTGAGGACTCAATGGACCTAGTGAATTTTGAAAGTGACCCTTTTGGAGAGATTTTAGATAAGGAGACGTTTTCTCATCGAAAAGAAGGGGCAGAAGTGATTGCTTATTTCCCAGAAACATTATTTTTACCAGAAATCATTCCTAGTATTCAACTAAAAGTAGAAGAACTTACCACATTCGGTTTAGACATTGGCAAACATAGCATCACTGCTTCTGAAGTAGAAGAAAGTGATTGGGCAACTGCTTGGAAAAAATATTATCACCCGGTCAATATTAGCCGTTATTTAACGATTGTCCCTGAATGGCAAGACTATACACCAAACAATCCTGATGAGCATATTATCTATCTTGATCCAGGCATGGCATTTGGTACAGGGACACATCCAACCACACGTTTGACTTTACAAGCACTTGAAGTGACATTACGTGGTGGAGAGACAGTGTTAGACGTTGGAACAGGTTCTGGCGTATTAAGTATTGCGAGTAAGTTTCTAGGAGCAAAAGACGTCTATGCTTATGATTTAGATGAGGTTGCGGTAAATTCAGCAAAAGAAAATATGGCATTAAATCCTATCGCAACAGACGTACATGTTTCCGCTAATGACTTATTAAATGGTGTTGATAAAAAAGCGGACGTCATTGTGGCGAATATTTTGGCTGACATTATTGTGCTGATGTTAAAAGATGCGCATCGTTGCCTGAAAGATGACGGAACACTGATTATTTCAGGAATTATCGAAGACAAAGTACCAATGATTTTAGAAGAATTAGAAAAAGAATCATTTGTTGTGGATCAATTATTCAAACAAAAAGATTGGTATGCTATCATCGTAAAAAAACAATTGGAGGATTAA
- a CDS encoding DUF3013 family protein → MKDNMLTELEKQLEKSLGDFDFAIDWDVRQHRIEVSVVLFAENKLNDVIEDEEGTQSEEKVIEFEDSLVLYADDKETPDELEYLTVIPFNRKKGMAKGDITALANYLAEVLVNGQDDLLDFLNDETIETFELVWDDAAFEEVKKNNNETAMVAYPKY, encoded by the coding sequence ATGAAAGACAACATGTTAACAGAATTAGAAAAACAACTTGAAAAATCTTTAGGAGACTTTGATTTTGCGATTGATTGGGATGTTAGGCAACACAGAATTGAAGTATCTGTAGTATTATTTGCTGAAAATAAATTAAATGATGTCATTGAAGATGAAGAAGGAACGCAATCTGAAGAAAAAGTGATTGAGTTTGAAGATAGTTTAGTTTTATATGCTGATGATAAAGAAACACCTGATGAATTAGAATATTTAACTGTGATTCCATTTAATCGTAAAAAAGGAATGGCAAAAGGAGATATCACAGCGTTAGCAAACTATTTAGCAGAAGTATTAGTTAATGGACAAGATGATTTGCTAGATTTCTTAAATGATGAAACCATCGAAACGTTTGAGTTAGTATGGGATGATGCGGCGTTTGAAGAAGTGAAAAAAAATAATAACGAGACAGCTATGGTAGCTTATCCAAAGTATTAA
- a CDS encoding replication-associated recombination protein A — protein sequence MNKPLAYRMRPKTIDDVVGQTHLVGEGKIIRRMVDAKQLSSMILYGPPGTGKTSIASAIAGSTHYAFRMLNAATDSKKDLQIVVEEAKMSGTLILLLDEVHRLDKPKQDFLLPHLENGRVILIGATTENPYISINPAIRSRTQIFEVKPLNEEDIKQAIERALADSQDGLGDLDVTVTDEAMIHLTRATNGDLRSALNGLELAVKSTKPDTNGKIIIALDIIEECVQRKSLTHDKDGDAHYDVISAFQKSIRGSDVDAALHYMARLVEAGDMMSICRRLMVIAYEDIGLANPGACARTVSAVQAAEKLGFPEARIPLANAVIDLCLSPKSNSSIVAIDKALSDIRQGNTGDVPDYLKDSHYNGAEKLNRGVDYKYPHSFDNHWVKQQYLPNKIKNASYYEPVKTGKYEIALGKQWEWLISQKKGQS from the coding sequence ATGAATAAACCTCTCGCTTATCGTATGAGACCAAAAACGATTGATGATGTTGTTGGCCAAACCCATTTAGTTGGTGAAGGAAAAATCATTCGCCGTATGGTTGATGCCAAACAATTATCCTCTATGATTTTATATGGTCCACCTGGAACTGGAAAAACAAGTATTGCTAGTGCGATTGCAGGCTCAACTCACTATGCTTTTCGCATGTTGAATGCTGCAACAGATAGTAAAAAAGATTTACAAATTGTTGTAGAAGAAGCAAAAATGAGTGGCACCCTTATCTTATTACTAGATGAAGTCCATCGCCTTGATAAACCAAAACAAGATTTTTTATTGCCTCATTTAGAAAACGGTCGGGTGATTTTGATTGGTGCGACAACTGAAAATCCTTATATTTCAATTAACCCAGCGATTCGAAGTCGAACGCAGATTTTTGAAGTCAAACCGCTCAATGAAGAAGATATCAAACAAGCGATTGAAAGAGCGTTAGCTGACAGTCAGGATGGATTAGGTGATTTGGATGTGACGGTCACTGATGAAGCTATGATTCATTTAACACGAGCAACCAATGGCGATTTGAGAAGTGCACTAAATGGCTTAGAACTTGCTGTTAAATCAACTAAACCTGATACTAATGGAAAAATAATCATTGCTTTAGACATCATAGAAGAATGTGTGCAACGAAAATCACTCACTCATGACAAAGACGGCGATGCTCATTATGATGTGATTTCTGCGTTTCAAAAAAGTATTCGTGGAAGTGACGTGGATGCTGCCTTGCATTATATGGCAAGACTCGTTGAAGCTGGGGATATGATGTCGATTTGTAGGCGATTGATGGTGATTGCGTATGAAGACATTGGTCTAGCTAATCCTGGAGCTTGTGCAAGAACTGTTTCGGCTGTTCAAGCAGCTGAAAAATTAGGCTTTCCTGAAGCACGTATTCCTTTAGCTAATGCTGTCATTGATTTGTGTTTATCACCAAAATCAAATTCAAGTATCGTCGCGATTGACAAGGCCTTAAGTGACATTAGACAAGGAAATACAGGAGACGTTCCTGATTATTTGAAGGACTCACATTACAACGGTGCTGAAAAATTAAATCGTGGAGTCGATTACAAATACCCACACAGTTTTGACAATCATTGGGTCAAACAACAGTACTTACCAAACAAAATTAAAAATGCCTCTTATTACGAACCTGTTAAAACTGGAAAATACGAAATAGCTTTAGGAAAACAGTGGGAATGGCTAATATCGCAAAAGAAAGGCCAGTCCTAA
- a CDS encoding universal stress protein: protein MQKEYKKILVAMDGSKESERALKKAVHVAKRNDATLYITHVVDMRAFETVSSYDETLATNAKKEADEALKQYIEYAHEHKFDKVETVIRIGVPKIVLSEDLPKELGIDLIMLGATGLNTMERILLGSVSSYVSVHAKSDVLVVRTDVDNKQ from the coding sequence ATGCAAAAAGAATACAAAAAAATATTGGTCGCAATGGATGGATCAAAAGAATCAGAACGTGCACTAAAAAAAGCAGTGCATGTAGCCAAACGAAACGATGCCACCCTTTATATTACTCATGTTGTTGATATGCGCGCATTTGAGACTGTTTCATCTTATGACGAGACACTTGCAACAAATGCTAAAAAAGAGGCTGATGAAGCCTTAAAACAATATATTGAATACGCTCATGAACACAAGTTTGACAAAGTAGAAACAGTGATTCGTATCGGTGTACCTAAAATCGTTCTATCTGAAGATTTACCAAAAGAATTAGGAATTGATTTAATTATGTTAGGTGCAACTGGATTAAATACAATGGAGCGAATTTTATTAGGTTCTGTCTCTAGCTATGTTTCTGTTCATGCAAAAAGTGATGTTTTAGTCGTTCGCACAGACGTGGATAACAAACAATAA
- a CDS encoding acetate/propionate family kinase encodes MSKTIAINAGSSSLKWQLYTMPEETVVAKGIVERIGLNDSIFTIKYGEDEKYEVIKDIEDHEIAINMLLEQLTTLNIIDSFDEITGAGHRIVAGGEHFKESAIIDDKALALVDELAEFAPLHNPAEAKVIRVFQKLLPNTLNVGVFDTSFHTTMPKVNYLYSIPTEYYEKYGARKYGAHGTSHRYVAERAADMLGKPIEELKIITCHLGNGASITAVEGGKSIDTSMGFTPLAGVTMGTRSGDIDASLLQYLMGKLELTNIKDMIDILNKKSGLLGLSGISSDMRDLQNSDTEAAKIALEIFEDRVRKYIGSYVATMNGVDAIVFTAGIGENAVDIRKNIIDGLSFFGCEMDADKNNVRGEERIISTDDSKVKVLLVPTDEELMIARDVEALKK; translated from the coding sequence ATGTCAAAAACAATCGCAATTAACGCTGGAAGTTCAAGTTTAAAATGGCAATTATATACAATGCCAGAAGAAACAGTAGTCGCTAAAGGAATTGTAGAAAGAATTGGTTTAAATGATTCAATCTTTACTATTAAATATGGCGAAGATGAAAAATATGAAGTAATCAAAGACATCGAAGATCATGAAATTGCTATTAACATGTTATTAGAACAATTAACAACATTAAACATCATTGACTCATTTGATGAAATCACAGGAGCTGGACACCGTATTGTAGCTGGTGGGGAACATTTCAAAGAATCAGCTATTATTGATGATAAAGCACTTGCTTTAGTTGATGAATTAGCAGAATTTGCACCATTACATAACCCAGCAGAAGCAAAAGTTATCCGTGTATTCCAAAAATTATTACCAAACACATTAAACGTTGGAGTATTTGATACATCATTCCATACAACAATGCCAAAAGTAAATTACTTATACAGTATTCCAACGGAGTACTATGAAAAATATGGTGCTAGAAAATATGGTGCACATGGAACAAGTCATCGTTACGTTGCAGAACGCGCAGCTGATATGTTAGGTAAACCAATCGAAGAGTTAAAAATCATTACATGTCATTTAGGTAATGGCGCTTCTATTACAGCTGTTGAAGGTGGAAAGTCAATTGATACATCAATGGGATTCACACCACTAGCAGGTGTTACAATGGGAACTCGTTCTGGTGATATTGATGCATCATTATTACAATACTTAATGGGTAAATTAGAATTAACTAACATTAAAGATATGATTGATATCTTAAACAAAAAATCTGGTTTATTAGGTTTATCAGGTATTTCAAGTGACATGCGTGACTTACAAAACTCTGATACAGAAGCAGCAAAAATTGCTTTAGAAATCTTTGAAGACCGTGTACGTAAATACATCGGTAGCTACGTTGCAACAATGAATGGTGTAGATGCGATTGTCTTTACAGCAGGAATTGGTGAAAACGCAGTAGATATCCGTAAAAATATTATTGATGGTTTAAGCTTCTTCGGTTGTGAAATGGACGCTGATAAAAACAATGTTCGTGGAGAAGAACGCATTATTTCAACTGATGATTCAAAAGTAAAAGTATTATTAGTTCCAACTGATGAAGAATTAATGATTGCTAGAGACGTTGAAGCATTAAAAAAATAA
- a CDS encoding class I SAM-dependent methyltransferase encodes MSQTNVEIGFQDLNESVKLLQKTLDTSFFDAYVENGENLLDGGSVRVIDNVPSQSEVTQLETYYQELLNMDLSVEEKRKITQLTLLSGLKVEPLQANHQLTPDSIGFLFVYMIEQLTKHEKSNMVVGDLSVGMGNLLYTILSNLDLAGYKDIRGVGVDADDLLLQVAAVNKNWLGLEVELFHQDSLEPLLIEPLDVAIADLPIGYYPKDEVAKDFMTSFPTEHSYAHHLIMEQSMRYVKEGGFGLFLLPNNFLETEQADVLKKWLVEEVYLQGILQLPKTLFSQKGLGKSIVLVQNKGGESSQSKEVLLAELPSLKENQNVLNFVNQFRQWCESNIK; translated from the coding sequence TTGTCTCAAACGAATGTTGAGATAGGCTTTCAAGATTTGAATGAATCTGTGAAATTGCTACAGAAGACATTGGACACGTCTTTTTTTGATGCCTATGTTGAAAACGGTGAAAATTTATTGGATGGTGGCAGTGTTCGTGTGATTGATAATGTGCCAAGTCAGTCAGAGGTGACACAACTTGAAACATATTATCAAGAATTATTAAATATGGACTTGTCAGTTGAAGAAAAACGAAAAATCACCCAGTTAACATTACTTAGTGGCTTAAAAGTGGAACCACTTCAAGCAAATCATCAACTAACACCAGATAGTATTGGTTTTTTATTTGTTTATATGATTGAACAACTAACCAAACATGAAAAAAGCAATATGGTTGTTGGGGACTTGTCAGTTGGTATGGGTAACTTACTCTATACAATTTTGAGTAATTTGGATTTAGCTGGTTACAAAGATATTCGAGGCGTTGGCGTTGATGCTGATGACTTGCTATTACAAGTAGCTGCAGTAAACAAGAATTGGTTAGGATTAGAGGTTGAATTATTTCACCAGGATTCTTTAGAGCCACTTCTTATCGAACCACTTGATGTGGCAATAGCTGATTTACCGATAGGGTATTATCCTAAAGACGAAGTAGCAAAAGACTTCATGACATCTTTTCCTACTGAACATAGTTATGCTCATCATTTAATCATGGAACAAAGCATGCGATATGTTAAAGAAGGAGGATTTGGTTTATTTTTATTACCAAATAACTTTTTGGAAACAGAGCAAGCAGATGTCCTAAAAAAATGGTTAGTGGAAGAAGTTTACTTACAAGGCATATTACAATTACCAAAAACTCTTTTTAGTCAAAAAGGTTTAGGAAAATCAATCGTCCTGGTTCAAAATAAAGGTGGAGAATCCTCGCAATCAAAAGAAGTATTGCTTGCAGAATTGCCATCTTTGAAAGAGAATCAAAATGTATTAAATTTTGTCAATCAGTTTCGTCAATGGTGCGAATCGAATATAAAATAG